In a single window of the Methanolobus psychrophilus R15 genome:
- a CDS encoding F420H2 oxidase, whose translation MDYYTPEISDRIFWVGSKDWNRRMFDALIPLPDGTSYNAYLVKGDRGTALIDSVNPGFEGELMEKLHSLIDVKALDFVIMNHAEPDHANAIKTVMDISSEAKLVTTQKGAKMAQVFYKIPEQRLMIVKNGDTLELGGKTLRFIEAPWLHWPETMFTYVQENRILFSCDYFGAHTAAGFYDDEVEGLISVAKRYFGEIMMPFKAKGAQALEKIKDMDIAIIAPSHGPIYRYPERILEMYHIWTAGKTQEKAILVYVSMWGATEAMVKSMAETLMSEGIQISYFNLLNADIGDIARELVDSRAIVLGTPTVLGEMHPLAVYAAHLVKILKPPLKYGVALSSYGWGGGAVRQLSEMLKPTKIEVVGAIEINGPASDEDFANIARLGKELASRIRSS comes from the coding sequence ATGGATTACTACACACCGGAAATCTCTGATAGGATATTCTGGGTCGGCTCAAAGGACTGGAACAGGCGCATGTTCGACGCTTTGATACCGCTGCCTGATGGCACAAGCTATAATGCTTATTTGGTCAAGGGAGACAGGGGGACTGCTCTTATAGACAGTGTAAACCCTGGTTTTGAAGGTGAACTCATGGAAAAACTGCACAGCCTGATCGATGTGAAAGCGCTGGATTTTGTGATTATGAATCATGCAGAGCCTGACCATGCCAATGCCATAAAGACTGTAATGGATATTTCCAGCGAGGCCAAGCTTGTAACCACACAGAAAGGAGCCAAAATGGCTCAGGTGTTCTATAAAATACCCGAGCAAAGGCTTATGATTGTAAAAAATGGTGACACGCTGGAGCTTGGCGGCAAAACACTGCGCTTCATAGAAGCTCCATGGCTGCACTGGCCGGAAACGATGTTCACCTATGTGCAGGAGAACAGGATACTGTTCTCATGTGATTACTTTGGCGCGCACACAGCAGCCGGATTCTATGATGATGAGGTAGAAGGCCTTATATCTGTGGCTAAAAGATATTTCGGGGAAATAATGATGCCCTTTAAAGCAAAAGGCGCACAAGCTCTGGAAAAGATCAAAGACATGGATATTGCTATCATAGCTCCAAGCCATGGGCCCATCTACAGGTATCCGGAAAGGATACTTGAAATGTACCATATATGGACTGCAGGGAAAACTCAGGAAAAGGCTATTCTGGTGTATGTAAGCATGTGGGGTGCCACGGAAGCAATGGTCAAGTCAATGGCTGAAACCCTGATGTCCGAAGGGATACAGATAAGTTACTTCAACCTGCTTAATGCTGATATAGGTGACATCGCCCGTGAGCTTGTGGATTCCAGGGCAATCGTGCTTGGTACACCCACTGTCCTGGGAGAAATGCATCCGCTTGCAGTCTATGCCGCTCATCTGGTGAAGATCCTCAAGCCACCTCTGAAATATGGGGTAGCACTCAGCTCTTACGGCTGGGGAGGAGGCGCTGTCAGGCAGCTCTCTGAAATGCTCAAGCCCACAAAGATTGAAGTTGTAGGCGCAATAGAAATAAACGGCCCCGCTTCGGATGAGGACTTTGCAAACATAGCCCGGCTTGGGAAAGAGCTTGCATCTAGGATAAGATCTTCTTAA
- the codA gene encoding putative cytosine deaminase has protein sequence MDRFMQCAIDEAKKGLAEGGIPIGSVLVRNGEIVGRGHNMRVQENDPLAHAEIACLRNAGRIGKYNDTVLYSTLMPCYLCAGAAVQFGIRKVIVGEAENFQGAPDFMKEHGIEVINLDLAECKEIMKQFIKNKPDLWYEDIGK, from the coding sequence ATGGACAGGTTTATGCAATGCGCAATTGATGAAGCAAAAAAAGGGCTTGCTGAAGGAGGCATTCCCATAGGGTCAGTCCTTGTAAGGAACGGAGAGATCGTCGGCCGTGGACATAATATGAGGGTGCAGGAAAACGACCCTCTGGCACACGCTGAGATCGCTTGCCTCAGAAACGCGGGGAGGATTGGCAAGTACAATGACACGGTCCTTTACTCAACGTTGATGCCCTGCTACCTTTGTGCGGGCGCAGCCGTGCAATTTGGCATCAGGAAGGTCATTGTCGGAGAAGCAGAGAATTTCCAGGGAGCCCCTGATTTCATGAAAGAGCATGGGATAGAGGTAATAAACCTCGATCTTGCCGAGTGCAAGGAAATTATGAAACAATTCATAAAGAACAAGCCGGATCTCTGGTATGAGGACATAGGCAAATGA
- a CDS encoding putative ferredoxin, whose protein sequence is MADKTNKVPETMPGPYYVDEECIACELCVDAAPGNFMMTDDGTHAYVYKQPENDEEIAASDDAMASCPVDAIGKDG, encoded by the coding sequence ATGGCTGATAAGACCAATAAAGTGCCCGAAACTATGCCGGGCCCGTATTATGTGGATGAGGAATGCATTGCCTGCGAACTATGCGTGGACGCTGCTCCTGGAAATTTTATGATGACAGATGACGGCACACATGCCTACGTTTACAAGCAGCCGGAAAACGATGAGGAAATAGCAGCTAGCGACGATGCGATGGCCAGCTGCCCGGTAGATGCAATCGGAAAAGATGGTTAA
- a CDS encoding hydroxymethylbilane synthase: MIIGTRGSDLALAQATSIERKLAELGVQTTRKIIKTTGDTFTDRPLHEVAGVGAFVRELDDRMLEGDVDIAVHSMKDMPTVRPERLSTSAVIKRDSPCDVLLTTDGSKLEELPENAIIGTTSMRRRAQILRYRPDLAVHDLRGNINTRIRKLEEGQYDGILLAEAGLQRMNWDLDVQRLDPHHFCPSANQGTIAVVTVAGSEAEKVTSKLDHQKTRIETSIERIVVAYVEGGCTAPVGSFTHFINDNELHVLAEVLSLDGSEQVRIDEVIPVEGYESYARELGMRMVELGGKELVQQAVCQLNSQI; encoded by the coding sequence ATGATAATAGGAACCCGCGGAAGTGACCTTGCCCTTGCACAGGCTACAAGCATCGAGCGCAAACTGGCGGAACTGGGCGTGCAGACCACCAGGAAGATCATAAAGACCACCGGCGACACCTTTACGGACCGCCCCCTGCACGAGGTTGCCGGGGTGGGCGCCTTTGTGAGGGAGCTTGACGACAGGATGCTGGAAGGGGATGTGGATATTGCAGTCCACTCAATGAAAGATATGCCCACCGTCAGACCGGAGAGGCTCTCAACGTCAGCGGTCATCAAGCGGGATTCACCCTGCGATGTGCTCCTGACAACAGACGGCTCCAAACTGGAAGAGCTCCCGGAGAATGCCATAATCGGGACAACCTCCATGCGCAGACGCGCACAGATACTGCGATACCGCCCGGACCTTGCGGTCCATGACCTGCGGGGCAATATCAACACGAGGATAAGGAAGCTTGAAGAAGGCCAGTATGACGGCATCCTTCTGGCTGAGGCTGGATTGCAGCGCATGAACTGGGACCTGGATGTGCAACGCCTTGACCCGCACCATTTCTGCCCTTCGGCTAACCAGGGCACTATAGCAGTGGTCACCGTAGCCGGGAGCGAGGCAGAAAAAGTAACCTCAAAGCTGGACCACCAAAAGACCAGGATAGAGACTTCCATTGAGCGTATAGTTGTCGCCTACGTGGAGGGAGGATGCACGGCGCCGGTTGGTTCGTTCACACATTTCATCAATGATAACGAGCTGCATGTACTGGCAGAGGTGCTTTCTCTTGACGGTTCCGAGCAGGTGCGTATTGATGAAGTGATCCCTGTGGAGGGTTACGAAAGTTACGCCAGGGAACTCGGAATGAGAATGGTAGAGCTGGGCGGGAAGGAGCTTGTGCAGCAAGCAGTCTGTCAGCTTAACTCGCAAATCTGA
- a CDS encoding Hemerythrin HHE cation binding domain protein: MDKIYKILKQEHVKVMKLFDEAISKESKDVFMQLKSELDIHMAGEEKLYYPQLENKKEATEVTLEGYEEHHVAKLLLSEIENTPVDDKRWIAKMKVLKETVQHHVKEEESEIFEKSRKVLSDSQAEEIGSKYMEFKQEQSK; this comes from the coding sequence ATGGACAAGATATACAAGATACTGAAACAAGAGCATGTAAAAGTCATGAAATTGTTCGATGAAGCGATCAGCAAGGAATCAAAAGACGTTTTCATGCAGCTTAAATCAGAACTGGATATACACATGGCAGGGGAGGAAAAATTATATTACCCGCAGCTTGAGAACAAAAAGGAAGCTACAGAGGTTACTCTTGAAGGCTATGAGGAGCACCATGTTGCCAAATTACTGCTTTCGGAGATAGAGAATACACCTGTAGACGATAAAAGATGGATTGCTAAAATGAAGGTCTTAAAAGAGACGGTTCAGCACCATGTAAAAGAGGAAGAGTCTGAGATATTTGAGAAATCCCGCAAAGTACTGAGTGATTCCCAGGCAGAGGAGATTGGAAGCAAGTACATGGAATTCAAGCAGGAGCAAAGTAAATAA
- a CDS encoding glutamate-1-semialdehyde aminotransferase — MSLDKSRELYKKARTLLPGGVSSPVRAIKPYPFYTESASGSKIRDIDGNEYIDYCLAYGPNILGHAHPGIKAAIIAQLDKGWLYGTPTELEVNLAERIAGMYPSIDMLRFVSTGTEATMSALRAARGFTGRDKFIKIEGGFHGAHDAALVQAGSGATTLGKPDSLGVPADFTKHTLQVPFNDIEALTDVIERNREDVAALIIEPVLGNIGPVLPEGNYLSDVRKVTEENDVVLIFDEVITGFRLAMGGAQEYYGVTPDMTTLGKIIGGGLPIGVFGGKKEIIEMIAPSGGVYQAGTYSGCPASVATGLAVLDVLEKEDVHKKLNATGDMFRARLTEIVADLGLNYNVCGISSMFKIFFGDKPLNYQEVLKCDKEGYLAFFFRMLDSGVFLPPSQFETNFLSTAHTEEDIERTLTAYEANLR, encoded by the coding sequence ATGTCCTTAGATAAGTCAAGAGAATTATACAAGAAAGCAAGGACCCTCCTTCCCGGAGGAGTCAGCAGTCCGGTCAGGGCTATCAAGCCGTACCCATTCTATACCGAATCCGCTTCCGGCTCAAAGATAAGGGATATCGACGGGAATGAGTATATCGATTACTGTCTCGCATACGGCCCGAATATCCTGGGACATGCCCATCCCGGGATAAAAGCGGCCATCATAGCTCAGCTCGATAAAGGCTGGCTGTACGGCACACCCACAGAGCTTGAGGTGAACCTCGCGGAAAGGATCGCTGGCATGTATCCGAGCATCGATATGCTCAGGTTCGTGTCCACTGGTACCGAAGCCACCATGAGTGCACTGCGTGCAGCCAGGGGGTTCACAGGCAGGGACAAATTCATCAAGATAGAAGGCGGCTTCCACGGAGCCCATGATGCAGCCCTTGTACAGGCAGGGTCAGGCGCCACAACGCTGGGCAAGCCCGACTCGCTTGGAGTTCCGGCCGACTTCACCAAGCACACCCTACAGGTGCCATTCAATGATATTGAGGCACTGACAGATGTGATTGAAAGGAACAGGGAGGATGTGGCAGCACTGATAATAGAACCGGTGCTGGGGAACATCGGACCCGTACTTCCAGAAGGAAATTACCTAAGTGACGTGCGCAAGGTCACGGAAGAGAACGATGTTGTCCTCATCTTCGACGAGGTCATCACTGGTTTCAGGCTTGCCATGGGAGGCGCCCAGGAATACTATGGGGTCACACCCGACATGACCACCCTTGGGAAGATAATTGGCGGCGGCCTGCCAATAGGAGTGTTCGGAGGAAAGAAAGAGATCATAGAGATGATCGCACCCTCCGGAGGCGTGTACCAGGCAGGTACCTATAGCGGATGCCCGGCCTCGGTTGCCACAGGACTGGCAGTACTGGATGTGCTTGAGAAGGAAGATGTTCACAAGAAACTTAACGCTACCGGCGACATGTTCAGAGCCAGGCTGACAGAGATAGTTGCGGACCTTGGGCTTAATTACAATGTATGCGGCATATCCTCTATGTTCAAGATATTCTTTGGTGATAAACCACTGAACTACCAGGAAGTGCTTAAGTGCGACAAGGAAGGATACCTGGCATTCTTCTTCAGGATGCTGGATAGTGGCGTATTCCTGCCACCCTCTCAGTTCGAGACTAATTTCCTGTCCACGGCCCACACGGAAGAAGATATCGAGAGAACCCTTACTGCATACGAGGCAAACCTCAGGTGA
- a CDS encoding peptidase U32: MPESKEQQKIPELVMGVRNLASLGACKDHADAAYFSIDRLSLRSRAREITSKDLPGFVEQVHGYGMKGYLAINSVIYPHDMHELGGVLETAASAGVDAVIAWDPATIMQAHEHDLRIHISTQANVSNQQSAEFYRSLGASRVVLARELSLAQIKVIRAHTDMELEIFVHGAMCQAISGRCYLSAHLLGKSGNCGECSQPCRWEWSLYSDRGEKVGLEGKYLLNAKDLCMIEHIPELMEAGIDAFKVEGRLRDTGYTHNVSKCYRKAIDDFIKGTYTRETAGLLKEELGRQYNRGFSTGFYFGNPGPEGLACDRAMNVSPVQKQAVGIVINYFPKMGAASIKLTEDGIGLGDRIVIEGSTTYIEQEVCSLVANGESITVAEKGWDVGLAIDGVARKNDKVFRLEKKVQP, translated from the coding sequence ATGCCTGAGTCCAAAGAACAACAAAAAATTCCAGAACTGGTGATGGGAGTGCGTAACCTGGCATCCCTTGGAGCCTGCAAGGATCATGCGGATGCAGCTTATTTTTCTATAGACAGGCTCAGTCTGCGGTCAAGAGCAAGAGAGATCACATCCAAAGACCTTCCAGGATTTGTGGAACAGGTACATGGATATGGTATGAAGGGGTATCTTGCAATCAATTCCGTGATTTATCCGCATGATATGCATGAGCTTGGCGGTGTGCTGGAAACCGCAGCATCTGCAGGGGTTGATGCTGTCATCGCCTGGGACCCTGCAACCATAATGCAGGCGCATGAGCACGACCTGAGGATACACATCTCTACCCAGGCCAATGTATCGAACCAGCAGAGTGCCGAATTCTACAGGTCCCTGGGAGCAAGCAGGGTCGTGCTTGCAAGAGAGTTAAGCCTTGCACAGATAAAAGTTATCAGGGCGCACACAGACATGGAACTCGAAATATTCGTCCACGGGGCCATGTGCCAGGCAATATCAGGCAGATGCTACCTTTCCGCACACCTGCTGGGGAAATCCGGGAACTGTGGTGAATGCAGCCAGCCCTGCCGTTGGGAATGGTCTCTTTATTCCGATAGGGGTGAAAAGGTCGGACTTGAAGGAAAGTACCTCCTTAATGCCAAGGACCTCTGCATGATAGAACATATTCCGGAGCTTATGGAAGCCGGGATCGATGCTTTTAAAGTAGAAGGCCGGCTGCGTGACACCGGATACACACATAATGTCTCGAAATGCTACAGGAAAGCCATAGATGACTTCATAAAAGGCACTTATACTCGCGAAACTGCCGGTCTGCTGAAAGAAGAGTTGGGACGGCAATATAACCGCGGTTTTTCCACCGGATTCTATTTTGGCAATCCTGGTCCTGAGGGTCTGGCCTGTGATCGGGCCATGAATGTCTCGCCAGTGCAGAAGCAGGCTGTCGGCATAGTGATTAACTATTTTCCGAAAATGGGAGCGGCATCAATCAAGCTCACAGAAGATGGAATAGGACTTGGCGACAGGATAGTTATCGAAGGCAGTACGACCTATATTGAACAGGAAGTATGTTCTTTGGTTGCAAACGGGGAAAGCATCACTGTTGCAGAGAAAGGGTGGGATGTAGGGCTGGCAATTGATGGTGTGGCCAGGAAGAATGACAAGGTTTTCAGGCTTGAGAAGAAGGTGCAGCCTTAA
- a CDS encoding dihydroorotate dehydrogenase 1B — MIEITGIRLNNPTILAAGVMGTTGASLARIAWEGAGAVVTKSIGPEPKGGHSNPSMIDLGYGFLNAMGLPNPSYPDFSGEIEIAKKEADVPVIASIFGGNAQEFAIVADGLVDAGPDAFELNVSCPHAQGYGASIGCDACAVEEITAAVCDITELPVWVKLTPNVTDIVSIGKAAQRGGADAVVAINTVRGMAIDIHSGYPVLGNRFGGLSGRAIKPVAIKCVYDLYAALDIPIIGVGGISTWEDAVEMMMAGASAVQIGSAVHDGPGIFQTVADGIESFMSSGGYRDTSDIVGLAHRRA; from the coding sequence ATGATAGAAATCACAGGAATAAGGCTGAATAATCCGACAATACTGGCTGCGGGTGTCATGGGCACTACAGGCGCATCCCTTGCAAGAATCGCGTGGGAAGGAGCCGGCGCAGTGGTTACAAAATCTATCGGACCGGAGCCAAAGGGAGGACACAGCAACCCCAGCATGATCGATCTGGGATACGGCTTCCTTAACGCCATGGGGCTCCCAAACCCATCATACCCTGATTTTTCAGGAGAGATCGAGATTGCAAAGAAAGAAGCGGATGTCCCGGTAATAGCCAGCATTTTCGGAGGGAATGCGCAGGAGTTCGCCATAGTCGCAGACGGCCTTGTTGATGCAGGCCCTGACGCCTTTGAGCTCAACGTGAGCTGCCCCCATGCACAGGGCTATGGTGCTTCCATAGGTTGCGATGCATGTGCCGTGGAAGAGATAACGGCTGCGGTCTGCGATATTACTGAGCTTCCTGTATGGGTCAAACTCACTCCCAATGTAACTGACATTGTATCCATAGGCAAGGCGGCGCAGAGAGGAGGCGCTGATGCCGTAGTTGCCATAAACACTGTGCGCGGGATGGCTATAGATATCCACAGTGGATATCCCGTATTAGGTAACAGGTTTGGCGGACTGTCTGGCCGGGCTATAAAGCCCGTAGCCATCAAGTGTGTATACGATCTTTACGCAGCCCTTGACATCCCAATTATCGGCGTTGGTGGGATCTCAACATGGGAAGATGCCGTGGAGATGATGATGGCTGGCGCGTCTGCCGTGCAGATAGGCTCTGCGGTACATGACGGACCCGGAATATTCCAGACGGTTGCGGATGGTATTGAGAGTTTCATGTCCTCCGGCGGATACAGGGATACCAGCGATATTGTCGGGCTTGCCCACAGGAGAGCATGA
- a CDS encoding dihydroorotate dehydrogenase, translating to MYPIDVKITKIVQESPSNKSFFFDRSFDEALPGQFVMVWIRGTDEIPMTLSYRNAITVQKVGDATAKLFEMKEGDHLGIRGPFGKGFTLPGKDENILIVAGGVGTAAIAMLAEHAMSQDTCVTTIMGARNADELLFLDRFTPCKGLHMTTDDGSAHRCGFVTDVLCEIDASEYDRVYTCGPEMMMKHVFDILEKQGALAKTEFSLHRYFKCGIGVCGACCMDNDGLRVCRDGPVFNGMQLVGSEFGKYMRGASGNKKML from the coding sequence ATGTACCCCATAGATGTGAAGATAACGAAGATAGTACAGGAATCACCTTCAAACAAGTCATTCTTTTTTGACAGGAGTTTTGATGAGGCTCTTCCGGGCCAGTTCGTCATGGTCTGGATCAGGGGTACCGATGAAATACCCATGACCCTGTCATACAGGAACGCCATCACAGTCCAGAAGGTAGGAGACGCCACTGCAAAGCTCTTTGAGATGAAGGAAGGAGACCACCTGGGCATACGAGGACCCTTTGGCAAGGGATTCACACTTCCCGGCAAAGACGAGAACATACTTATCGTGGCCGGAGGCGTGGGAACTGCAGCAATAGCCATGCTAGCAGAACATGCTATGTCCCAGGACACCTGTGTGACTACTATCATGGGTGCAAGGAATGCGGACGAACTACTGTTCTTGGACAGATTCACACCCTGCAAAGGGCTCCACATGACCACTGACGATGGCTCGGCACATCGTTGCGGCTTTGTCACAGACGTGCTCTGCGAGATAGATGCTTCGGAGTATGACAGGGTATACACCTGCGGACCTGAGATGATGATGAAGCACGTCTTTGACATTCTAGAAAAGCAGGGTGCCCTTGCTAAAACCGAGTTCAGCCTGCACAGGTATTTCAAGTGCGGCATCGGAGTTTGCGGTGCCTGTTGCATGGATAACGACGGTTTGCGGGTATGCAGGGACGGGCCTGTGTTCAACGGGATGCAACTCGTTGGCTCTGAATTTGGGAAATATATGAGAGGGGCCAGCGGGAACAAAAAGATGTTGTGA
- a CDS encoding PAS/PAC sensor signal transduction histidine kinase, giving the protein MNVELLQAYLIADYEIIPAYCGSDALELVLRERPDLVLLDVMMPGLNGYQVCEQIKRFSETRFIPVVLVTALSSREDRLKGIESHADDFLTKPVDRLELKMRVMSLLRIKSLHDKVIFERDQAQNYLDIAGVMMLVLDRDQKVILVNKRATDILACEEADILGSTWFDTFVPESSRLEAKQHYFKALDMKNESILYYEGPLVAKNGEEKIVSWYSKAIKDSHGCHVGVLSSGEDITLRKKAEEGLQERTAAVESSIDGIAILDENGKYAYFNRAYAGIWGYGHPQELAGRSWQDLYDEHEVMRFKNEIVPELTTKGVWRGEALGLKKDGITFFQEISLTRLEKGCICVVRDTTNRKEAEKQLQQYAQSLKYSNDLKDLFIDIMGHDLMNPAGIAKGFAGMLLQAEADADKSRRLRIVDDNLSRLINMIDSAAQFAKLEDTNDLEFRKMDLGAILRDSADNFGIQLAEKNIMMDIRFKGHYPARVNPIVEGVFANYISNAIKYGPSNSSIILEIGDNGSEWKVNVRDFGDGIPDADKELVFDRFKRLAQKKKGVKGTGLGLAIAKRIVDLHGGRAGVETGPAGIGSVFWATFKKA; this is encoded by the coding sequence ATGAACGTAGAGTTACTCCAGGCTTATCTTATTGCCGACTATGAAATAATTCCTGCATACTGTGGTTCTGACGCCCTGGAGCTAGTTTTGAGGGAAAGGCCTGACCTTGTTCTCCTGGATGTGATGATGCCTGGCCTGAATGGTTATCAGGTCTGCGAACAGATCAAAAGGTTCTCTGAAACACGTTTCATTCCCGTCGTCCTGGTGACAGCCCTTTCTTCCAGAGAGGACCGTTTGAAAGGTATCGAGTCCCATGCAGATGATTTTCTTACCAAACCGGTTGACAGGCTGGAGCTGAAGATGAGGGTGATGTCCCTCCTAAGGATCAAATCCCTTCACGATAAGGTGATATTTGAGCGTGATCAGGCCCAGAACTATCTTGATATTGCGGGTGTCATGATGCTTGTACTTGACAGGGACCAGAAAGTGATCCTTGTAAATAAGAGAGCGACTGATATACTTGCCTGCGAAGAGGCAGATATTCTGGGCAGTACCTGGTTTGACACTTTTGTACCGGAGTCTTCAAGACTGGAAGCAAAGCAACATTACTTCAAAGCACTGGATATGAAGAACGAGTCAATACTGTACTATGAGGGCCCTCTGGTTGCAAAGAACGGGGAAGAGAAGATTGTATCCTGGTACAGCAAAGCTATCAAGGACTCTCATGGTTGTCATGTCGGTGTCCTGAGTTCCGGGGAGGACATAACTCTGAGAAAAAAGGCAGAGGAAGGCCTTCAGGAAAGGACGGCAGCAGTCGAATCTTCTATAGACGGTATCGCCATTCTGGATGAGAATGGAAAATATGCTTACTTTAACCGTGCCTATGCCGGCATCTGGGGCTACGGCCACCCGCAGGAACTCGCTGGCAGGTCGTGGCAAGATCTCTATGATGAACATGAGGTAATGAGATTTAAAAATGAGATAGTTCCGGAGCTAACCACTAAAGGTGTCTGGAGGGGAGAAGCACTCGGGTTAAAGAAAGATGGCATCACTTTCTTCCAAGAAATATCCCTGACCCGCCTCGAGAAGGGATGTATATGTGTCGTAAGGGATACGACCAACCGTAAGGAAGCAGAAAAACAGTTGCAACAATATGCTCAAAGTCTCAAATATTCAAATGACCTGAAAGATCTATTTATAGATATAATGGGGCATGACCTCATGAATCCTGCAGGAATTGCCAAAGGTTTTGCAGGGATGCTTTTGCAGGCTGAGGCCGATGCTGATAAATCCCGCAGGCTCAGGATCGTAGACGATAACCTGTCACGCCTTATCAATATGATAGATTCTGCTGCCCAGTTCGCCAAGCTCGAGGATACAAACGATCTTGAGTTCCGTAAGATGGACCTTGGAGCTATACTGCGTGATTCGGCAGATAATTTTGGGATACAGCTGGCTGAAAAGAACATAATGATGGATATAAGGTTCAAAGGTCACTATCCTGCAAGGGTCAACCCTATTGTTGAAGGGGTCTTTGCTAATTACATTTCAAATGCCATCAAGTATGGCCCCTCTAATAGCAGTATAATCCTTGAGATCGGAGATAATGGCAGCGAATGGAAAGTGAATGTAAGGGATTTCGGGGATGGGATACCCGATGCTGACAAAGAGCTTGTTTTTGATCGCTTTAAGAGACTGGCGCAAAAGAAGAAAGGGGTAAAAGGTACAGGTCTTGGTCTTGCTATCGCCAAGAGGATAGTTGACCTTCATGGTGGCAGGGCTGGCGTGGAAACTGGTCCGGCTGGAATTGGCAGTGTATTCTGGGCTACATTCAAAAAGGCTTGA
- a CDS encoding blue (type 1) copper domain protein: MRKGLIISFAVLLVVFFAIGCTDTGTDDGTDDTVVVPPTDDEPIDDEITEPTEPTTDDQQTDDDVVDTTEIMINEDGFDPETIRVMLGDTVTWTNTGQEDATITSDDDFFNSGMLGPGESFSYTFDVAGTFDYSSEEDFMTSGTVIVEPGMEDGTGTDNQTVTQTTIPADNETNITAEDRGFETTGEGDIIVESEQPVTNTTITPDEEDNDTL; the protein is encoded by the coding sequence ATGAGAAAAGGATTAATAATATCATTTGCTGTGCTACTGGTTGTGTTTTTCGCAATCGGATGTACAGATACAGGTACCGACGATGGAACAGATGACACAGTGGTTGTTCCTCCTACAGACGATGAACCTATAGACGATGAAATAACTGAGCCTACAGAGCCTACTACAGATGATCAACAGACTGATGACGATGTCGTTGACACTACAGAGATAATGATTAATGAAGATGGATTCGATCCGGAAACCATAAGAGTCATGCTAGGAGACACCGTAACATGGACAAACACTGGTCAGGAGGATGCCACGATTACATCGGATGATGATTTCTTCAATTCTGGCATGCTCGGTCCTGGAGAGTCATTCAGTTACACATTCGATGTAGCAGGAACCTTTGATTACAGTTCCGAGGAAGATTTCATGACATCAGGTACGGTAATAGTGGAGCCTGGAATGGAAGATGGCACAGGAACTGATAATCAGACAGTCACTCAAACAACTATCCCAGCAGACAATGAAACCAACATAACTGCTGAAGACAGAGGTTTTGAAACCACTGGAGAGGGAGATATAATAGTAGAGAGCGAACAGCCAGTTACTAATACAACCATTACACCGGATGAGGAAGACAACGATACTCTCTGA